One window of the Scyliorhinus torazame isolate Kashiwa2021f chromosome 24, sScyTor2.1, whole genome shotgun sequence genome contains the following:
- the LOC140399976 gene encoding ADP-ribosylation factor-like protein 2, translating to MGLLSILKKMKQKEREVRLLMLGLDNAGKTTILKKFNGEDIDTISPTLGFNIKTLEHRNFKLNIWDVGGQKSLRSYWRNYFESTDGLIWVVDSADRLRLEDCKRELSVLLQEERLAGATLLVFANKQDLPGALTSDAIKGVSSLVCLALSLGE from the exons ATGGGGCTGCTCAGCATCCTGAAGAAAATGAAGCAGAAGGAGCGGGAGGTGCGGCTCCTGATGCt CGGACTGGACAACGCCGGGAAGACCACCATTCTGAAGAAGTTCAACGGGGAAGACATCGATACCATTTCGCCCACGCTGGGATTCAACATCAAGACCCTGGAGCATAGAAA TTTCAAACTGAATATCTGGGACGTGGGAGGCCAGAAATCTCTGCGATCCTATTGGAGGAACTATTTTGAGAGCACGGACGGTCTGATCTGGGTGGTGGACAGTGCCGACCGACTCCGACTGGAGGACTGCAAACGGGAACTATCTGTGCTGCTGCAGGAAGAG CGCCTGGCAGGAGCGACACTCCTGGTGTTTGCCAACAAACAGGATCTTCCTGGAGCTCTGACCTCGGATGCTATTAAAGGTGTAAGTAGCCTTGTGTGCTTGGCGCTATCTCTCGGGGAATAG